tgcagtgatgctcagagatgaacttaccaggtgcaatggatgtgtcatgatgatgggagagagtgttgctgtggggggagtggggggagtggggggtgggggtggtggggttgaatgggacctcatttttttaaaatgtaatttaaaaaaataataataaataaataattaaaacaacaacaacaacaacaacaacagatgGGAAACGGCTGTGGCGCAATCGACTGGGCTCcggtctaccatatgagaggccttGGGTTCgcattccagggcctccttgtgaaggcaggctggtccaggagagctgacagcccacgcccgcagagaactggtgcagcaagatgatgcaacaaagatagacaagcagacacagaaggacgcacagcgaatggacacaggacagcaagcaagctgcaaggggagagaaaaaaataaatttaaaaaaattaaaaaaaaaatagacagggGAAAAGAgggctgtttaaaaaaaaaacacacacaggaaaacagacttggcccagtggttagggcgtctgtctaccacatgggaggtccacggttcaaaccccaagcctccttggcccatggagctggcccatgcgcagtgctgatgcgcgcaaggagtgtcgcgccacgcaggggtgtcactcacgtaggggagccccacgcgcaaggagtgcacccataagaagagccgcccagcgcgaaagaaagtgcagcctgcccaggaatggcgccacccacacttgccgtgctgctgaggacaacagaagcggacaaagaaacaagatgcagcaaacagacacaaagaacagacaaccgggggagggggggaaattaaataaataaataaatctttaaaaaaaacacatacacacagagaaagTACGGTGTAGTTCATCACCCAGAAGGATATTTGCTTTTTTCACCTCAAGTTCGGGTGGCATCCTTAGAGTGCTCTCAGCATTTGACTGCCCTCTTCCTGGGTCACAAAGGCTGCAGAGGACTCGTGGGGTGAGCCTCCTCTAGTTCAGCTAGTCGTGTACAGCTCAAGCTCTGTCTTTGTGGACCCCGAGGGGGTGCCTTCTGAGCGAGACCCTGTAGTAAAACCAGGCACAGCTTATTTCCTAATGATAAATGCTTAGACCATAGAATTGTGAGGTCCAAGAGCAGGCGTGCCTCTCAAGGCTTTTGATACATGCTGCCCAGTTGCCTGCCCTGCTCCAGAAAAATGGTTCCAGTTGACACGTAAACCTGAGTGGACAAAGACGCCATAACAAGACACAGCCAACATTTGGGAACATGCTGCTAGCCTACATCAGCCACCCCTACTACATCTGGAGAGAGCCAACTTGTCTCATCTCTCAACGGCCCCATGAGCCACATGGAGAAAAGCATGTGGAGTTTTTCAAAGGAGGAAGCCGAGGCTTCAATGACTTGCCTCCCCTGTGGTCACTGAGAACAGGACTTAAAACCAGCCCTGACTGACACCAAAGCCCTGCTTTTATCTACTGTACTCGACTACCTTCCAACaaccttattttatattttggtcctgtatcagtcagtcaaaggggagctgatgcaaaacgtcagaaatcagttggtttttataaggttatttatttgcggtaggagcttacagataccaggctatagagcataagttacttccctcaccaaagtctatttcacatgttagagcaagatggccaccagtgtctgccagggttcgggcttcctgggttcctctcttcccagggcttgcttctctccagctCAGGatccctcccttcctggggctggcttctctttcctctgggagcttacttccctgggctccagcttaagaccgcagcatcaaactccaacatcaaaaacctccaactctgggaaacggactttggcccagtggttagggcgtccgtctaccatatgggaggtccgcggttcaaaccccggacctccttgacccgtgtggagctggccatgcacagtgctgatgcgcgcaaggagtgccgtgccacgcaagggtgtcccccgcgtgggggagccccacgcgcaaggagtgcgcccatgaggaaagccgcccatcgtgaaaagaaagagcagcctgcccaggaatggcgccgcccacacttcccggacaaagaaacaagacgcagcaaatagacaccaagaacagacaaccaggggagggggggaattaaataaataaataaatctttaaaaaaaaaaaaaacaaacctccaactctgtcctttgccatatcttttatttttaccccttggtgggtggggactcaacaccttactgacgtggcccaatcaaagccctaatcataacttaatcatgcccaggtacagaccagtttacaaacataatccaatacctatttttggaattcataactatatcaaactgctacaggtccTCACCAAGTAATGACCACTTCTCCTGAGAGAATGCTCACAATTCTAGacgatgtatttttatttatcatcACAACCTTATGAAGCAGATTCTCAATGTTGATTGTGATCTTACAGGTAAAGAAACTTGCCAGACTGTACACCAAGTGTGAGTGCTAATATATACATTTAGCTACAGAGACTAACAATATAGGTCTCACAAGCATCCTTTCTCAGAAAGTTACTGAAGGGTGTGCTCTACCAAACAAGGGAGTGAACCAAGGAAGAGGAAAATGTGAGATCCAGGAAATAGAATGAAACACAGACCATAATACACAGGAGTATGGTAAAGAtttgtccattcaacaaatatttattgagctgcCTCCTCTTTGTGCCAAGGACTGTGCTAGACATGCAGGATTCATCAGTGAGCAAAACTGTGAAACACATACTACTGGtggagagaaggagaaacagtaaacataaacaaaataaaatttatgctATGTTAGAAAGTGAAATGTGCTGTGGGGAAAAAAGGGAATTCAGTAAGGTGGATCCCAGGAGTACCATGAGATGAGATGCCATTTTAAAAGGATGGTGAAGAGAAATCTAGAGTTAAGAGTTGTCAGCAGTGAGCACCCAGGCCCAGGCAGAGCAGGCTTTCAGGAGACTCCAGAAAATACCAAAAGTGACAGATGATCTGATGTGCTTCACCACATAGAAAGTTGTGTGGAGAAACTGACAGAGAGATGAGGAAGACTGCAGAAAGACAGCCATACTGGAAAGAAGCATAACCCCAGCTCACCACTCATCTCAGCTGTCGGCAATACTTATGATACAGACACACTGATTCCACTGGTACTTGCACTCCGCCACGGCAGGAGAGGAGACAGGAAGGGGATAACAAAGTCAATCCTCACCTTTTCTAAGACAAAGGCAATAGATAACGACTACGAGTGGTGAGTCAAGACACAAAGGATAACGATATTATTTACAAGATTTAGACAAATAtcaggaaacattttttaaatggtaataAGTAGGACGTAAGCAAAGAAGATGAGGTCGGTGTTCTGTTTTCCATTATAAGCCTTTTTATTTGGCCACTTAAACAGTGTGACAAATATCGTTTAATTAAACGAGCATATCTTCTTCCTGGGAATTCTAAGCAGCTCTCGTTCATGTCGTAAAGTGTGCAAGAATGCTTCTGGCAGCACTGCTTtcatatcaagaaaaaaataacaatccaAATATTTATCAACAAGAGAATGGTCAAATAAATTATGAGACCTTCATCCCAGTGAATTGTATGCAGCTActgaaaacacacacatacaaaacagGACAAAGCTCTGAGAGAGAGATATGCATAGAGACACAAAGAGGataaacaatgagagacacaacaagggaGCCGAGTTGGcgtgagcagttgagcacctgcctcactcacgcaaggtcccaggtttggttcctggtgcctgctggaaataaaagaaaacaaggcCCAGGCCAGGctgctcctcttacctctgagaGCCAGGGGATCCCCTCCCAGATTGGTTCCAACTGCCTGTCCCAGGACCACAGGCATGAGGGGAGATGACATCCCCAGCTCAGTGCAGTTGGTCAGCACCCCGGCTGGGAGAAGAGCCCCCCTGGCTCTTACCTGCCTCTTCCCCTGCCCAGAGCTTCGGGCAGGGGTGGCTTTGGGCTGGAAGTGTGATGTCTTGCCCTGAGATTGTGAGGTCACGCTCCACCCTGTAGCCCCCAGGAGCGGCCAAGCAGCTGCCTCATCTGAGTGGGCCATGGGGGACACACCCCCTGCCAACAAGCCCCGCACTTGCACTTGGCCTGAGCCATCCCACACCTTCCTCACTTTCGGCCTCCACTACACTTGTGACACGAGCTTCAGGGGTCAGGGGGCCTGCTGCCCACAGCCACAGTGCATTTATCTACCACCATGTAAAAAATTATCCCCAAACCCATGGCTAAATACAACAAACGTTTCACATGGTGTGGTTTTTCACATTGCATGGCTGGCGTGGGCCAGGGAtccaggaggggcagggctgggccatCTGGCTCAAGGTCTCTGGAGGCTACAGTCCAGCTGTTGGCCACACTGGGGCTGGAGGAGGCACTTCTGGGCAAGCACATGCCCAAAGCTGCCGGCTGGAGGCCTCagtccttctcttctccatggggCTGAGCGTCCCCATGACACGGCAGCTGGCTTTCCCCGGAGCAAGCGACCCAAAAGGGAGCGTATGCTTAAGATGGaagccagggaagcagacttggcccagtggttagggcgtccgcctaccacatgggaggtccgcggttcaaaccccaggcctccttgacctgtgtggagctttgcccatgcacagtgctgatgcgcgcaaggaatgccctgccacgcaggggtgtccccgcataggggagccccacacaccaggagtgcaccccgtaaggagagccgcccagcgcgaaagaaagttcagcctgcccaggaatggcgtcgcacacacagagagttgacacagtaagatgacgcaacaaaaagaaacagatgcccttgataaggatagaagtggtcacagaagaacacacagcgaatgggcacagagagcagacaacgggggcggggggggataaaaaataaatctttttttttttaaagatggaagCCAGAGTGTCTTattcttttgctcattgtctgtttttctttagttgtttttgctccttttttctttttgcttattgctcgttgtttttgctctctgcttttcagtttttttttttaaagatttatttttatttctctccccttctccccccaatacccccccccccgttgtctgctctctgtgtgcatttgctgcgtagtcttctttgtctgcttctgttgtcagcagcacgggaatctgtgtttctttttgttgcgtcatcttgttgtgtcagctctccatgtgtgtggcgccattcctgggcaggctgcactttctttcgcgctgggtggctctccttacggggcgcactccttgcatgtgggactcccctacgcaggagacacccctgcgtggcagggcactccttgtgcgcatcagcactgcgcatgggccagctgcacacgggtcaaggaggcccggggtttgaaccgcggacctcccatgcggtagacggacgccctaaccactgggccaagtccgcttccctgttgttgtttttttatgatAAAAAAGCATTTATGCCCTAATATAACAATAGTTCCAGAAGTTAAAGAAAACAAGCTTCTAACATCTCCAGTGAAAACAAAAGCACTCAGAATTAAATtcaaatttttgaagaaaattaatGTTCACATAATTCAGGATAACCCTATGCAAACTAATATTATTAACAAATTATAAATAGCTGTTTTTAGAATTATCAATACTAATTACAATATAAGGGTACAATTTTATTATACTTGGGTCTGTTCTTCCTAAATGTATGCAGTTCTTCGGTTGTTTCTGCTCATTTTTGTGGggttgcttttgctcattgtctacttaTCTGTGTTTCCTTCAGGTTGCGCTGGGAACTGAGCGCTGGACCTCTCGTGTGGAAGGcaagtgctcaactacttgagccacatccactttttttttcagggccagggattgaacgagGGGCCTTGTATGTGGTCTGACGTTCAACCGCTTGCGCTACAGCAGCTCCCTACAGTCTTTTATAACCTGCTCTGGGAAGTGAAGTAAGCACCTACCATCAGATGCTCCCTCATCTGTGGACCTTGCAATCCAACCCTGGTACGGGGTGGGAGGGGACCACACAGGCTGCAGATCCCAGGAGGGGGCGACTGGGGGCCGTCGAGGGAGAGGGGCGAGCGCAGAGAAGCAGCCGGGCCTGCAGCTCTGGAGGCTttgcccgcagggggcaggggactGGAAAGCCGGGAATTGCGCAGACAGGCCAGGTGCCTAGTTCACCCGCCATCTCCAGACCACGCCTGCAGGCCAGGGTGGGATCAGAGCACGGGCAGGCCCACCAGTCAGTGCACACGCAGACGGCGGCCCAGGGCTGGCAAGAAATGCTGGTCACAGTTCGCGAGAGCCCCGAGTCGCCCCGCCTGAGGCTCCCCGTGTCTATTGCTGGAGAacgggatggatgggtgggtagggGGATGGGGGAGTGAGTGGACCGGTGGGTGGGGGTGAGAGGAGGAAGCAAAGGTGGCTCAAACCAACGACCATctatctgcctcccacatgggaggtcatgggttcctAAAAGAAGAAGAGGACACAacgaacagagaacagacaaaaagCACAAACGACTATGAGATGGGACAAGAGGAGAGAACTacaacaaatctttttttaaaaaaagaggcaggAAGCGTCAGCGTCAGGGCGACGTCCATGTGCAGCCAAAACCCTCGACTGGCCATGCCAGCTTTGCAGATGGAAGGGGCCATGACCGAGGGATGCAGGCAGCCTCTGGGCACCGAGAGGAGCCAGAAAACGAGCTCCCCACAAGAGCATTTGAGGGTGCTGCAGCCACACCTCGTCGGACTTGGAATCCCCAGTGGTGGAAGGTAACTGGCGGTGTCTTAAGTGGCTGAGTCGGTGGTAACGTGTTCTAGCTGCAAAAGTAACTCCTGCAGAAGGCCCTGCTGTGGCCCTGCTGCGGCCACCCAGAGGCCAGGGGCCACGACACGTATCCGCCCACCTCCCTTCCACCCTCTGCAGACACCCTAGGGTGTCTAGGAGCCCACAGTTCCCAGCACGAGTGTCCAGGGCAGGAAGAGCCTGGCTAGGCTGGCACCAAGAGCTGGTTCAGGAATTGAAGGAAGCCCGAACAGCCACGTGGGCTCCCCAACACCTTTTTCTCCTGAGGTGGAGGAGCGGGGATCAAGCCCCtgatctcgtatgtgggaagccggcgctcaaccactgagcttgtCACAGGGGCTCCCCTGAGCTCGTTTTTTCGTTCGTATGTAGAGCATGGAAAACCGAAGCTGggccctcccgtgtgggaaggggcgctcagccactgagccacacctgctgcCCTCCTCAGGCCTTAAGAGAGACAAGGCATGTGTCCGCGCCACGGGATCTCCACCGCACGTTGTCAGTTAGAAGACAACGCGGGGTGGTGAGAGGCTGAGGACCGGGCAGGAGCCGGGCAGCCCGAACCCGGGCGTTGTCAGATGGGGGTACGGAGAGGGAAAGGCCCAAGCCCGGAGGCAACAGGGCCTCAGGGGACAGCAGAGAGGTGGCGCGGGAGCTGCCGGAGCTGGGAATGCGCCCCCAAGGCGGGGTTGCCCTCCCTCACCCTCTGGGTGCTGCACCCCCCGCTGCACCCACCCTGGGACCCGGAACCGCGATTCCGGACCAGCTCCGAGCTACAGGACAGCCCGAAGAGCCACCCCCAGCCCGCGAGCGTCCGGGGGTAGGACGACGCGGAGAGGCGCGGGGAGCCTGGGGACCGCGGGGCGCCTGGGGACCGCGGGGCACCTGGGGACCGCGGGGCGGGAAGGGCCGCGTGCCCTGTGCTCCGGGCCGCGCCCATGACGGCGTCGGGGGAACTAGCGCGCCGCATCCCTCGGCGCCTGCCGCTCCGCGTAGACCCGTTCCCCGCCCTGCTCTGCCCGCACCCTCCTGTCCCTGGCCAAGCTCCTTCGGCCTCCGTGCCCCACCGAACCCGAGGGCACCCCAGGAACCCCGCCACGAGGCGCCAGGGGCGCGCCGCCTCAGCTCCTCCGCCCCTCCGCTGCCTCGGGAAGCAGAGCCCCCGCGCCACGTCGGCCTGACTCAGGCCACGCGAGTCCATCTCAAGGCCGCGGCCCGCCCCGCAGGTCCGGGCCTGGCCGCCAGGTGGCCCTGGTCCCCGCACGGGCACCACAGACAGCAGGCGCGAGCCGCGGTGCCGCAACCATGCCCGCCTGGCCGCCTCCGCTCGCACTGCCGGTCCTGGTGCTGTGACCCACGCCTGTCCCCGCCCGCGCCTGCGCCCAGGAAGACCCCAGCACACCCACCACGAGGCGGACTAGCTGCCCGGTACCATCCCTGCCCCTGCCGGGACGCCCCGGGGCATCGCCGCCTCCCTCCTACCCACTCTCCACCTCTGTGAATGCCACGCCCCCAGCCACCCGCCGGGGACACCCCGAGGAGGACGTGGGCAGCCACGTGGATGCCACCCCTCCCCAGTCTACACCCACACCATGCACAAGTCTGTCCCTTCACTTCCGTTGTCTCCAGCCCCACTGCCACCCAAGGCCACTGAAAACGGCACCGCACCCATTTAAAACCCGCCAGACCCACAGCGGCTGGGCCAGGCCCAACGCCAGTCTCCattcccctccccagggccccctaaccacccccgccccagccagGTCGCCTGCCTCGGGCTTGGCCCTGGTGGCGAGCTCCCTCTGCAGGCCTTCACCGACCCCCCAACAGCTGCTCCTGGCccaggggcagggaggccgggctgGGTGGGGCCCTTGGAGGTGCCCCGCTGGGTTCCAATCCCGGCCCCGGAGGTGCCCGGCTCTCTGGAACATGGGGTGACACACGCCGCCTCTGGCTTCATGGCGGAGGTCGGAGAAGTCAGCGCAGGCCCTGGCCGTGGTGAGCCTGGGGGCAGTCCCTGCACCGCCGTCCCTGCAGCCAGCACGCAGGTGGCCTGGGTGCTGGCTGCCACTGCACCCAAGGTGAATCCGGGGCTTGTCTGAgctgggcccctccccagccctgcctcagAGGTGCACCTCCCGGGGGCCCGCACTCAACCCCTGGAGGGTGCACGATCTGTCCTCACCGCAGAGCCCCAGACGCTGCCTTTGGGGGGCTCTGCTGCAGAGACAGGGATGCCGCACCATGCACCACCTGTTCCGATACACTGTCTGCAACCCACTGCGCTGGGGACAGCCCCTGCCCCGGCACCAAGCTGCGGAGAAagtccagcccccacccctgacCTGTGccaggcccccccaccccccgcccagaCCCTACCCTGTGTCCTGGCTGAGCGCAGAGCCAGTGGGGCCTCCGGGGCCCTGCCACCTCCCAGCTGTCCAGGGAGCCCCCCTGCGACCTGGGCTTGTGGCACAGGGGGCATGAGCCCACAGCTGAGGGCCCTACAcgggcccagggggcggggctgctGAGAAGACCCCGAGGGAACCCTGACCCTCTCCGAGAGGCGCACAGGGCCTGGGGCCAAGAGGATCCCCTCCTGAGAGTTGTGCGGGGTGGGCGACCGCACCCCCGGCCCGGAATGGGGGCGgcagcccccaccctgcccacctGACTGGGCTCTGAGCAAGCACACCGAGTACGGACGGGCCCTGAGTCCCCGCCCCTACAGCACCCAGACAGGTCTCCCGCCGGAAGGTGTCCTCTCCAGCCCCTCATGGCCCCACTGGGTCTCCAGGCCTCTGCCCTCGGGCCAGCGAGGCCCCGCCTCTGCTGACTTCCCCCACGCAGGCCCCCTCGCTTCCTCCCGCAGGGACGCCGGCTGCAGACCCAGCAGAGGGGTCCTGTCTGCTCCCCTGGCCCGACAGGCGGGAACACGACGCGCACCCCAAAACCCAACGCCCCCGGGAGGCCCAGGGCACGGGCTCCGGCCCGAACACAAGCAAAACTCGAGACAAAGCGTCGTCCACGGGCGCGTGTTTATGCGGGACCCGGGGTGGCGGCTGGGGCAGTGGGCTGTGGCAGGCCTGCTCCTGGCTCCCTGGAGACCAGCTCCCTGGCGGCCTGCCCGGCCCAGCGGCGGCGTCCTCTGCAGCATGGTCCCCGGTCACTGCCCGGCTGCTTCCGCCTGCCATACCAGCTCGCCGGCGATGTACGTGGCGCGGACACGGAGGGCGTCGTCCAGCATCACGAAGTCTGTGGGGGAGCCGGCCGGGAGaagggggcagggcggggccgAGCGGGGAGAGCAGGGCCCCCAACCCAGGGACAGATGGACAGACGGGCCCTGGAACCAAGAGCTCTAGCTCCGAGCAGTCAGGCCCATGGGGCTGGCCGGGGGCAGGGACCTGAGGCCatgccccctgcctgccccagcccggGGTGGGGTGCAGGCTGCAGGAGCCACCCGGCCGCTCACCTGCATCAGCACCGAAGTCCAGGGTCCCCTTGAGCTTCTCCAGGCCCAGCAGCTGGGCGGGGTGCAGGGACGCGGCCTCCAGGGCCGACTCCACGCTGCAGCCTGCCCGGGCACGCACGCCGTGAGACCCCGGCCCAGCTGCCTCTGAGGGCAGCCTGCCCCGCACACACCCGCCCGGGGTGCCTGAGGCCAGGGCTCAGGACCGCGGGGCGGGGACGGGGTAGGGACAGGCTCCCAGGCTGCCACCCTCGCCCCCCGGCACTCCCAGCACAGCAAAGACCCCTGTCCCCTGCCCCGCAGCAcaagcccccacccccgcccccgcccagtGTAGGGAACCGGGTTCCCTGGCCTGCGGGGTGACGCCCCAGTCCCGGGCCTTCCCCCAGGCGTGCCTGACGCCCCCGTGGGGGACCCCTGCACGGCCTGAGCCCTGCGGCCCGCAGCACCGCTCTGCTGCCTCCTCCCAGGCTCTGTGCCTGGCCACGCCTGGCTGCCCCCAGTACCAGGCCACGCGCCCCCGCTGGGCAGGGGGCCCTTCTCCGGGCGCCTTCTGTACCTGCATCCGCATCACCCGGACTTGAGGCCTGCCCGCCGCGCCCTCCCCAGCCGTGGGGCCCCCCAGGGGACACGGCCCAGAGCCGGCCGCCGTgcgcccccaccctgccctgggcATGGTCCCCCACCGCTGGCCCAGCTCACTGACCTGTCGCCTGCAGGAAGTGGCGGACGCACACGTCCATCGGGGTGATGCTGCCGCAGAGCGTCGTGGTGCCTGAGCGCGGAGGGGGCCAGCTCAGGCTGGGGGGGACTGCGTACCGCAGGAGGCACACCTCCCGCCGCGGCAGGGCCGGGGGGCCGTCAGCGGGGGGTGGTCTAGGGACGGGGGCTCACCTGCCACGTAAGCCGTCAGCCCGTCCACCTCGACCTCCTGCTGCCCCAGCGTGTGCCGGCCGTTGCCCAGGCCCAGGGCAGGCGTGGCGTCGGTGACCAGCACCAGCCCTGTGGGGGAGGGCTGTGAGGACCTGCCCCCGGCGCGCCCCCCGTCCCCCGCCCAGTGGCTCACCCCGGGGGTGGGCGCGGTGGGCGATGCGCAGGGCTGCGGGGTTGGTGTGGATGCCGTCAGCGATCATCCCGTAGAAGATGTGGCGGCCGGGGGGCAGCTGGTCACTGGTCAGGAGCCCCACGATGCCCGGGTCCCGGTGGTGGaactgggcggggcggggccgcggtGAGTGGCGGCAGGACCCCCGGGGCCCCCTCCCGCCGCCGGGGGGCCGGGGCCCGACTCACAGGCAGCATGGCGTTGAAGAGGTGGGTGATGAAGCCGGCCCCGCTCTGCACCGCCGCCTCGGCCACGCGCAGGTCAGCCACCGAGTGTCCTGCGGGCCACGGCAATGGGGACGCGGGCCCTGCCagcgcccggccccgcccggccccgggcTGGCCCCTCACCTAGGGACACGCAGATGCCGCGGGCCGTCAGCTCGCGGATGACCTCGCGGC
Above is a window of Dasypus novemcinctus isolate mDasNov1 chromosome 23, mDasNov1.1.hap2, whole genome shotgun sequence DNA encoding:
- the AMDHD2 gene encoding N-acetylglucosamine-6-phosphate deacetylase isoform X2, which gives rise to MRGGRDAAAPVLRFTNCRLLRGPRLLREDLWVRGGRILDPEKLFFEERRVADELRDCGGCILAPGFIDVQINGGFGVDFSQAAENVGAGVALVARKILSHGVTSFCPTLVTSPPEVYHKVLPQIPVKSGGPHGAGVLGVHLEGPFISREKRGAHPEAHLRSFGTNAFRDVLAAYGPLDNVRIVTLAPELGGSREVIRELTARGICVSLGHSVADLRVAEAAVQSGAGFITHLFNAMLPFHHRDPGIVGLLTSDQLPPGRHIFYGMIADGIHTNPAALRIAHRAHPRGLVLVTDATPALGLGNGRHTLGQQEVEVDGLTAYVAGTTTLCGSITPMDVCVRHFLQATGCSVESALEAASLHPAQLLGLEKLKGTLDFGADADFVMLDDALRVRATYIAGELVWQAEAAGQ